Proteins encoded by one window of Cannabis sativa cultivar Pink pepper isolate KNU-18-1 chromosome 4, ASM2916894v1, whole genome shotgun sequence:
- the LOC133036724 gene encoding cytochrome b559 subunit alpha-like, with product MYTQQEKRNSLTLRFNPDWEILLLCQKKDSYTDSVYSKETLGTLLTISQRSDFSEFLFTDFIFYGVDPPLTVQEYAELKMSGSTGERSFANIITSIRYWVIHSITIPFLFIAGWLFVNTGLAYDVFGSPRPNKYFTESRQGVPLMTGRFDSLEQLDEFSRLFRRHK from the coding sequence ATGTACACGCaacaagaaaaaagaaattctcTAACACTTCGTTTCAATCCTGATTGGGAAATTTTGTTACTGTGTCAGAAGAAGGATAGCTATACTGATTCGGTATACTCTAAAGAAACCCTTGGTACACTATTGACGATCTCACAAAGATCTGATTTCAGTGAATTTCTGTTTACTGATTTCATCTTTTACGGAGTCGACCCCCCTTTGACTGTACAAGAATATGCGGAGCTTAAGATGTCTGGAAGCACAGGAGAACGTTCTTTTGCTAATATTATTACCAGTATTCGATACTGGGTCATTCATAGCATTACTATACCTTTCCTATTCATTGCGGGTTGGTTATTCGTCAACACGGGTTTAGCTTACGATGTATTTGGAAGTCCCCGTCCAAACAAGTATTTTACAGAGAGCCGACAAGGAGTTCCATTAATGACAGGCCGCTTTGATTCTTTGGAACAACTCGATGAATTTAGTAGACTTTTTAGGAGGCACAAATGA